A part of Streptomyces sp. NBC_01451 genomic DNA contains:
- a CDS encoding lysophospholipid acyltransferase family protein yields MPRRRIGFWYRLAAVICKPPLVVLINRDWRGMENIPAADGFITAVNHNSHADPFAYAHYQYNSGRVPRFLAKSGLFKKGFVGTMMRGTGQIPVHRETTDALSAFRSAIDAVERGECVVFYPEGTITRDPDQWPMTGKTGAARVALQTRCPVIPVAQWGANELLPPYARKLNVLPRKTHHVLAGPPVDLTRFYDREMSPDLLKEATEVIMADITRLLEEIRGEKAPATPYDPREERIEQRRRTAAEEAQDALDAHERAVAEAAGEGPRARPAAAHEAAVHEAEVHEAEVHEAAVQEEAVREAATPEAAHVREVQEEGQGK; encoded by the coding sequence GTGCCCCGCCGCAGAATCGGCTTCTGGTACCGCCTCGCTGCGGTCATCTGCAAACCGCCGCTGGTGGTTCTGATCAACCGGGACTGGCGCGGAATGGAGAACATTCCGGCGGCGGACGGATTCATCACCGCGGTGAACCACAATTCGCATGCGGACCCCTTCGCCTACGCGCACTACCAGTACAACAGCGGCCGTGTTCCACGTTTTCTGGCGAAGAGCGGGCTTTTCAAGAAGGGATTCGTCGGCACCATGATGCGCGGTACCGGACAGATCCCCGTCCACCGCGAGACCACCGACGCGCTGAGCGCCTTCCGCTCCGCGATCGACGCCGTCGAGCGCGGCGAATGCGTCGTCTTCTATCCCGAGGGCACGATCACCCGCGACCCGGACCAGTGGCCCATGACCGGCAAGACCGGCGCCGCCCGGGTCGCCCTGCAGACCAGGTGCCCGGTGATCCCGGTGGCCCAGTGGGGCGCGAACGAGCTGCTGCCGCCGTACGCCAGGAAGCTCAACGTCCTTCCGCGCAAGACCCACCACGTCCTCGCGGGCCCGCCCGTGGACCTGACACGGTTCTACGACAGGGAGATGAGCCCCGACCTCCTGAAGGAGGCGACGGAGGTCATCATGGCCGACATCACCCGCCTGCTGGAGGAGATCCGCGGCGAGAAGGCGCCCGCGACTCCCTACGACCCGCGCGAGGAGCGGATCGAGCAGCGCCGCCGCACTGCCGCGGAAGAGGCGCAGGACGCGTTGGACGCGCACGAGAGGGCCGTCGCCGAGGCGGCCGGCGAAGGACCGCGGGCACGACCGGCGGCGGCACACGAAGCCGCAGTGCACGAAGCAGAGGTGCACGAAGCAGAGGTGCACGAAGCCGCAGTACAAGAAGAAGCAGTACGAGAAGCCGCAACGCCAGAAGCAGCACACGTACGGGAAGTTCAGGAAGAGGGGCAGGGCAAGTGA
- the cofC gene encoding 2-phospho-L-lactate guanylyltransferase — protein sequence MQWTVVIPLKPLARAKSRLADTADDGLRPGLALAFALDTVAAVLACAAVRDVAVVTNDALAARELAALGAAIVSDEPLGGLNAALTHGTAAVRTLRPDSPVAALNADLPALRPLELARVLDAATAFPRAFLTDAATVGTTLLTARPGQELLPHFGPHSRIRHRDSGAAELGLASVNSVRQDVDTGDDLRAALALGVGTRTATAVEGLLMAGQ from the coding sequence GTGCAGTGGACAGTGGTCATACCCCTCAAGCCCCTGGCCCGGGCCAAGAGCAGGCTCGCCGACACCGCCGACGACGGGCTGCGCCCCGGCCTCGCCCTGGCCTTCGCCCTGGACACGGTGGCAGCGGTGCTCGCCTGCGCGGCGGTCCGCGATGTGGCGGTCGTCACGAACGACGCCCTGGCCGCCCGAGAGCTGGCAGCCCTGGGGGCCGCGATCGTCTCCGACGAGCCCCTGGGCGGCCTGAACGCCGCCCTGACGCACGGAACGGCGGCCGTACGGACGCTACGGCCCGACAGCCCCGTAGCGGCCCTGAACGCCGATCTGCCGGCGCTGCGCCCCCTGGAACTGGCCCGCGTCCTGGATGCCGCCACCGCATTTCCCCGCGCTTTCCTCACGGACGCGGCCACGGTCGGCACCACTCTGCTGACCGCCCGCCCCGGTCAGGAATTGCTTCCGCATTTCGGTCCGCATTCCCGAATCCGCCACCGCGACTCCGGCGCCGCGGAACTCGGGCTCGCCTCGGTGAATTCCGTACGCCAGGACGTGGACACCGGCGACGATCTGCGGGCGGCGCTCGCCCTGGGCGTGGGGACACGGACGGCGACCGCCGTCGAGGGGCTGCTGATGGCGGGCCAGTAG
- a CDS encoding HU family DNA-binding protein: protein MNKAQLVEAIADKVGGRQQAAEAVDAVLDAIVRATVSGDRVSVTGFGSFEKVDRPARYARNPQTGERVRVKKTSVPRFRAGQGFKDLVSGSKKLPRGGEVAVKKAPKGSLTGGSAAATVKKAAAKKATTAKKATAAKKTVAKKATPAKKTTATAKKTTAKKTTAKTAAAKKTTATAKKTAAKKAPAAKKATAATKAPARKSAARTTTAKKATARTK from the coding sequence AGGCGCAGCTCGTAGAAGCCATTGCGGACAAGGTCGGTGGCCGTCAGCAGGCCGCCGAGGCGGTCGACGCGGTCCTGGACGCCATCGTCCGCGCGACGGTCAGTGGGGACCGGGTCTCGGTCACCGGGTTCGGATCCTTCGAGAAGGTCGACCGTCCGGCCCGTTACGCCCGCAACCCGCAGACGGGCGAGCGGGTTCGGGTCAAGAAGACCTCCGTCCCGCGCTTCCGTGCCGGCCAGGGCTTCAAGGACCTGGTGAGCGGCTCGAAGAAGCTCCCGCGTGGCGGCGAGGTCGCGGTCAAGAAGGCGCCCAAGGGCAGCCTGACCGGCGGCAGTGCTGCCGCAACGGTCAAGAAGGCCGCGGCGAAGAAGGCCACCACCGCCAAGAAGGCGACGGCGGCGAAGAAGACCGTGGCCAAGAAGGCGACGCCGGCGAAGAAGACGACGGCGACGGCGAAGAAGACCACGGCCAAGAAGACCACCGCGAAGACCGCGGCGGCGAAGAAGACCACCGCCACGGCGAAGAAGACCGCCGCCAAGAAGGCCCCGGCGGCCAAGAAGGCGACGGCTGCGACAAAGGCCCCGGCCCGCAAGTCCGCGGCCCGCACCACCACCGCCAAGAAGGCCACCGCCCGCACCAAGTAA